The following proteins are encoded in a genomic region of Oryctolagus cuniculus chromosome 6, mOryCun1.1, whole genome shotgun sequence:
- the SEPTIN8 gene encoding septin-8 isoform X8, whose translation MAATDLERCSNVEPEPRSLSLGGHVGFDSLPDQLVSKSVTQGFSFNILCVGETGIGKSTLMNTLFNTTFETEEASHHEASVRLRPQTYDLQESNVQLKLTIVDAVGFGDQINKDESYRPIVDYIDAQFENYLQEELKIRRSLFDYHDTRVHVCLYFITPTGHSLKSLDLVTMKKLDSKVNIIPIIAKADTISKSELHKFKIKIMGELVSNGVQIYQFPTDDEAVAEINAVMNAHLPFAVVGSTEEVKVGNKLVRARQYPWGVVQVENENHCDFVKLREMLIRVNMEDLREQTHTRHYELYRRCKLEEMGFQDSDGDSQPFSLQETYEAKRKEFLSELQRKEEEMRQMFVNKVKETELELKEKERELHEKFEHLKWIHQEEKRKVEEKRRELEEETSAFSRRKVEALQSQALQATSQQPLRKDKDKKKASGWSSIYSVTIP comes from the exons AACGTGGAGCCAGAGCCCCGGAGCCTCTCGCTGGGTGGCCATGTGGGCTTCGACAGCCTCCCCGACCAGCTGGTCAGCAAGTCGGTCACTCAGGGCTTCAGCTTCAACATCCTCTGTGTGG gggaGACTGGCATCGGCAAGTCCACACTGATGAACACGCTCTTCAACACGACCTTTGAGACCGAGGAAGCCAGCCACCACGAGGCCAGTGTGCGCCTGCGGCCCCAGACCTACGACCTCCAGGAGAGCAATGTGCAGCTCAAGCTGACCATCGTGGACGCCGTGGGCTTTGGGGACCAGATCAACAAGGATGAGAG TTACAGGCCCATCGTCGACTACATCGACGCGCAGTTTGAAAACTATCTGCAGGAGGAGCTCAAGATCCGCCGCTCCCTCTTCGACTACCACGACACGAGGGTCCACGTTTGCCTCTACTTCATCACGCCCACGGGGCACTCCCTGAAGTCCCTGGATCTGGTGACCATGAAGAAACTGGACAGCAAG GTAAACATCATTCCCATTATCGCCAAGGCGGACACCATCTCCAAGAGCGAGCTCCACAAGTTCAAGATCAAGATCATGGGTGAGCTGGTCAGCAACGGGGTCCAGATCTACCAGTTTCCCACGGACGATGAGGCTGTCGCAGAGATTAACGCCGTCATGAAT GCGCACCTGCCCTTCGCCGTGGTGGGCAGTACGGAGGAAGTGAAGGTGGGGAACAAGCTGGTGCGAGCGCGGCAGTACCCCTGGGGCGTGGTGCAGG TGGAGAATGAGAATCACTGTGACTTCGTGAAGCTCCGGGAGATGCTGATCCGCGTGAACATGGAGGACCTGCGCGAGCAGACCCACACGCGGCACTATGAGCTCTACCGCCGCTGCAAGCTGGAGGAGATGGGCTTCCAGGACAGCGACGGAGACAGCCAGCCCTTCAG CCTACAGGAGACGTATGAGGCCAAGAGGAAGGAGTTCCTGAGCGAGctgcagaggaaggaggaagagatgaGGCAGATGTTCGTGAACAAAGTGAAGGAGACAGAGCTGGAgctgaaggagaaggagagggag ctccACGAGAAGTTCGAGCACCTGAAGTGGATCCACCAGGAGGAGAAGCGCAAGGTGGAGGAGAAGCGccgggagctggaggaggagaccAGCGCCTTCAGCCGCAGGAAGGTGGAGGCCCTGCAGTCGCAGGCCCTGCAGGCCACCTCGCAGCAGCCGCTGCgcaaggacaaggacaagaagAA AGCCAGTGGCTGGTCTTCCATTTACAGTGTCACTATTCCCTGA
- the SEPTIN8 gene encoding septin-8 isoform X10: MAATDLERCSNVEPEPRSLSLGGHVGFDSLPDQLVSKSVTQGFSFNILCVGETGIGKSTLMNTLFNTTFETEEASHHEASVRLRPQTYDLQESNVQLKLTIVDAVGFGDQINKDERPIVDYIDAQFENYLQEELKIRRSLFDYHDTRVHVCLYFITPTGHSLKSLDLVTMKKLDSKVNIIPIIAKADTISKSELHKFKIKIMGELVSNGVQIYQFPTDDEAVAEINAVMNAHLPFAVVGSTEEVKVGNKLVRARQYPWGVVQVENENHCDFVKLREMLIRVNMEDLREQTHTRHYELYRRCKLEEMGFQDSDGDSQPFSLQETYEAKRKEFLSELQRKEEEMRQMFVNKVKETELELKEKERELHEKFEHLKWIHQEEKRKVEEKRRELEEETSAFSRRKVEALQSQALQATSQQPLRKDKDKKKASGWSSIYSVTIP, encoded by the exons AACGTGGAGCCAGAGCCCCGGAGCCTCTCGCTGGGTGGCCATGTGGGCTTCGACAGCCTCCCCGACCAGCTGGTCAGCAAGTCGGTCACTCAGGGCTTCAGCTTCAACATCCTCTGTGTGG gggaGACTGGCATCGGCAAGTCCACACTGATGAACACGCTCTTCAACACGACCTTTGAGACCGAGGAAGCCAGCCACCACGAGGCCAGTGTGCGCCTGCGGCCCCAGACCTACGACCTCCAGGAGAGCAATGTGCAGCTCAAGCTGACCATCGTGGACGCCGTGGGCTTTGGGGACCAGATCAACAAGGATGAGAG GCCCATCGTCGACTACATCGACGCGCAGTTTGAAAACTATCTGCAGGAGGAGCTCAAGATCCGCCGCTCCCTCTTCGACTACCACGACACGAGGGTCCACGTTTGCCTCTACTTCATCACGCCCACGGGGCACTCCCTGAAGTCCCTGGATCTGGTGACCATGAAGAAACTGGACAGCAAG GTAAACATCATTCCCATTATCGCCAAGGCGGACACCATCTCCAAGAGCGAGCTCCACAAGTTCAAGATCAAGATCATGGGTGAGCTGGTCAGCAACGGGGTCCAGATCTACCAGTTTCCCACGGACGATGAGGCTGTCGCAGAGATTAACGCCGTCATGAAT GCGCACCTGCCCTTCGCCGTGGTGGGCAGTACGGAGGAAGTGAAGGTGGGGAACAAGCTGGTGCGAGCGCGGCAGTACCCCTGGGGCGTGGTGCAGG TGGAGAATGAGAATCACTGTGACTTCGTGAAGCTCCGGGAGATGCTGATCCGCGTGAACATGGAGGACCTGCGCGAGCAGACCCACACGCGGCACTATGAGCTCTACCGCCGCTGCAAGCTGGAGGAGATGGGCTTCCAGGACAGCGACGGAGACAGCCAGCCCTTCAG CCTACAGGAGACGTATGAGGCCAAGAGGAAGGAGTTCCTGAGCGAGctgcagaggaaggaggaagagatgaGGCAGATGTTCGTGAACAAAGTGAAGGAGACAGAGCTGGAgctgaaggagaaggagagggag ctccACGAGAAGTTCGAGCACCTGAAGTGGATCCACCAGGAGGAGAAGCGCAAGGTGGAGGAGAAGCGccgggagctggaggaggagaccAGCGCCTTCAGCCGCAGGAAGGTGGAGGCCCTGCAGTCGCAGGCCCTGCAGGCCACCTCGCAGCAGCCGCTGCgcaaggacaaggacaagaagAA AGCCAGTGGCTGGTCTTCCATTTACAGTGTCACTATTCCCTGA
- the SEPTIN8 gene encoding septin-8 isoform X7, whose protein sequence is MAATDLERCSQNVEPEPRSLSLGGHVGFDSLPDQLVSKSVTQGFSFNILCVGETGIGKSTLMNTLFNTTFETEEASHHEASVRLRPQTYDLQESNVQLKLTIVDAVGFGDQINKDESYRPIVDYIDAQFENYLQEELKIRRSLFDYHDTRVHVCLYFITPTGHSLKSLDLVTMKKLDSKVNIIPIIAKADTISKSELHKFKIKIMGELVSNGVQIYQFPTDDEAVAEINAVMNAHLPFAVVGSTEEVKVGNKLVRARQYPWGVVQVENENHCDFVKLREMLIRVNMEDLREQTHTRHYELYRRCKLEEMGFQDSDGDSQPFSLQETYEAKRKEFLSELQRKEEEMRQMFVNKVKETELELKEKERELHEKFEHLKWIHQEEKRKVEEKRRELEEETSAFSRRKVEALQSQALQATSQQPLRKDKDKKKASGWSSIYSVTIP, encoded by the exons CAGAACGTGGAGCCAGAGCCCCGGAGCCTCTCGCTGGGTGGCCATGTGGGCTTCGACAGCCTCCCCGACCAGCTGGTCAGCAAGTCGGTCACTCAGGGCTTCAGCTTCAACATCCTCTGTGTGG gggaGACTGGCATCGGCAAGTCCACACTGATGAACACGCTCTTCAACACGACCTTTGAGACCGAGGAAGCCAGCCACCACGAGGCCAGTGTGCGCCTGCGGCCCCAGACCTACGACCTCCAGGAGAGCAATGTGCAGCTCAAGCTGACCATCGTGGACGCCGTGGGCTTTGGGGACCAGATCAACAAGGATGAGAG TTACAGGCCCATCGTCGACTACATCGACGCGCAGTTTGAAAACTATCTGCAGGAGGAGCTCAAGATCCGCCGCTCCCTCTTCGACTACCACGACACGAGGGTCCACGTTTGCCTCTACTTCATCACGCCCACGGGGCACTCCCTGAAGTCCCTGGATCTGGTGACCATGAAGAAACTGGACAGCAAG GTAAACATCATTCCCATTATCGCCAAGGCGGACACCATCTCCAAGAGCGAGCTCCACAAGTTCAAGATCAAGATCATGGGTGAGCTGGTCAGCAACGGGGTCCAGATCTACCAGTTTCCCACGGACGATGAGGCTGTCGCAGAGATTAACGCCGTCATGAAT GCGCACCTGCCCTTCGCCGTGGTGGGCAGTACGGAGGAAGTGAAGGTGGGGAACAAGCTGGTGCGAGCGCGGCAGTACCCCTGGGGCGTGGTGCAGG TGGAGAATGAGAATCACTGTGACTTCGTGAAGCTCCGGGAGATGCTGATCCGCGTGAACATGGAGGACCTGCGCGAGCAGACCCACACGCGGCACTATGAGCTCTACCGCCGCTGCAAGCTGGAGGAGATGGGCTTCCAGGACAGCGACGGAGACAGCCAGCCCTTCAG CCTACAGGAGACGTATGAGGCCAAGAGGAAGGAGTTCCTGAGCGAGctgcagaggaaggaggaagagatgaGGCAGATGTTCGTGAACAAAGTGAAGGAGACAGAGCTGGAgctgaaggagaaggagagggag ctccACGAGAAGTTCGAGCACCTGAAGTGGATCCACCAGGAGGAGAAGCGCAAGGTGGAGGAGAAGCGccgggagctggaggaggagaccAGCGCCTTCAGCCGCAGGAAGGTGGAGGCCCTGCAGTCGCAGGCCCTGCAGGCCACCTCGCAGCAGCCGCTGCgcaaggacaaggacaagaagAA AGCCAGTGGCTGGTCTTCCATTTACAGTGTCACTATTCCCTGA
- the SEPTIN8 gene encoding septin-8 isoform X9 produces MAATDLERCSQNVEPEPRSLSLGGHVGFDSLPDQLVSKSVTQGFSFNILCVGETGIGKSTLMNTLFNTTFETEEASHHEASVRLRPQTYDLQESNVQLKLTIVDAVGFGDQINKDERPIVDYIDAQFENYLQEELKIRRSLFDYHDTRVHVCLYFITPTGHSLKSLDLVTMKKLDSKVNIIPIIAKADTISKSELHKFKIKIMGELVSNGVQIYQFPTDDEAVAEINAVMNAHLPFAVVGSTEEVKVGNKLVRARQYPWGVVQVENENHCDFVKLREMLIRVNMEDLREQTHTRHYELYRRCKLEEMGFQDSDGDSQPFSLQETYEAKRKEFLSELQRKEEEMRQMFVNKVKETELELKEKERELHEKFEHLKWIHQEEKRKVEEKRRELEEETSAFSRRKVEALQSQALQATSQQPLRKDKDKKKASGWSSIYSVTIP; encoded by the exons CAGAACGTGGAGCCAGAGCCCCGGAGCCTCTCGCTGGGTGGCCATGTGGGCTTCGACAGCCTCCCCGACCAGCTGGTCAGCAAGTCGGTCACTCAGGGCTTCAGCTTCAACATCCTCTGTGTGG gggaGACTGGCATCGGCAAGTCCACACTGATGAACACGCTCTTCAACACGACCTTTGAGACCGAGGAAGCCAGCCACCACGAGGCCAGTGTGCGCCTGCGGCCCCAGACCTACGACCTCCAGGAGAGCAATGTGCAGCTCAAGCTGACCATCGTGGACGCCGTGGGCTTTGGGGACCAGATCAACAAGGATGAGAG GCCCATCGTCGACTACATCGACGCGCAGTTTGAAAACTATCTGCAGGAGGAGCTCAAGATCCGCCGCTCCCTCTTCGACTACCACGACACGAGGGTCCACGTTTGCCTCTACTTCATCACGCCCACGGGGCACTCCCTGAAGTCCCTGGATCTGGTGACCATGAAGAAACTGGACAGCAAG GTAAACATCATTCCCATTATCGCCAAGGCGGACACCATCTCCAAGAGCGAGCTCCACAAGTTCAAGATCAAGATCATGGGTGAGCTGGTCAGCAACGGGGTCCAGATCTACCAGTTTCCCACGGACGATGAGGCTGTCGCAGAGATTAACGCCGTCATGAAT GCGCACCTGCCCTTCGCCGTGGTGGGCAGTACGGAGGAAGTGAAGGTGGGGAACAAGCTGGTGCGAGCGCGGCAGTACCCCTGGGGCGTGGTGCAGG TGGAGAATGAGAATCACTGTGACTTCGTGAAGCTCCGGGAGATGCTGATCCGCGTGAACATGGAGGACCTGCGCGAGCAGACCCACACGCGGCACTATGAGCTCTACCGCCGCTGCAAGCTGGAGGAGATGGGCTTCCAGGACAGCGACGGAGACAGCCAGCCCTTCAG CCTACAGGAGACGTATGAGGCCAAGAGGAAGGAGTTCCTGAGCGAGctgcagaggaaggaggaagagatgaGGCAGATGTTCGTGAACAAAGTGAAGGAGACAGAGCTGGAgctgaaggagaaggagagggag ctccACGAGAAGTTCGAGCACCTGAAGTGGATCCACCAGGAGGAGAAGCGCAAGGTGGAGGAGAAGCGccgggagctggaggaggagaccAGCGCCTTCAGCCGCAGGAAGGTGGAGGCCCTGCAGTCGCAGGCCCTGCAGGCCACCTCGCAGCAGCCGCTGCgcaaggacaaggacaagaagAA AGCCAGTGGCTGGTCTTCCATTTACAGTGTCACTATTCCCTGA
- the SEPTIN8 gene encoding septin-8 isoform X12 translates to MAATDLERCSNVEPEPRSLSLGGHVGFDSLPDQLVSKSVTQGFSFNILCVGETGIGKSTLMNTLFNTTFETEEASHHEASVRLRPQTYDLQESNVQLKLTIVDAVGFGDQINKDESYRPIVDYIDAQFENYLQEELKIRRSLFDYHDTRVHVCLYFITPTGHSLKSLDLVTMKKLDSKVNIIPIIAKADTISKSELHKFKIKIMGELVSNGVQIYQFPTDDEAVAEINAVMNAHLPFAVVGSTEEVKVGNKLVRARQYPWGVVQVENENHCDFVKLREMLIRVNMEDLREQTHTRHYELYRRCKLEEMGFQDSDGDSQPFSLQETYEAKRKEFLSELQRKEEEMRQMFVNKVKETELELKEKERELHEKFEHLKWIHQEEKRKVEEKRRELEEETSAFSRRKVEALQSQALQATSQQPLRKDKDKKN, encoded by the exons AACGTGGAGCCAGAGCCCCGGAGCCTCTCGCTGGGTGGCCATGTGGGCTTCGACAGCCTCCCCGACCAGCTGGTCAGCAAGTCGGTCACTCAGGGCTTCAGCTTCAACATCCTCTGTGTGG gggaGACTGGCATCGGCAAGTCCACACTGATGAACACGCTCTTCAACACGACCTTTGAGACCGAGGAAGCCAGCCACCACGAGGCCAGTGTGCGCCTGCGGCCCCAGACCTACGACCTCCAGGAGAGCAATGTGCAGCTCAAGCTGACCATCGTGGACGCCGTGGGCTTTGGGGACCAGATCAACAAGGATGAGAG TTACAGGCCCATCGTCGACTACATCGACGCGCAGTTTGAAAACTATCTGCAGGAGGAGCTCAAGATCCGCCGCTCCCTCTTCGACTACCACGACACGAGGGTCCACGTTTGCCTCTACTTCATCACGCCCACGGGGCACTCCCTGAAGTCCCTGGATCTGGTGACCATGAAGAAACTGGACAGCAAG GTAAACATCATTCCCATTATCGCCAAGGCGGACACCATCTCCAAGAGCGAGCTCCACAAGTTCAAGATCAAGATCATGGGTGAGCTGGTCAGCAACGGGGTCCAGATCTACCAGTTTCCCACGGACGATGAGGCTGTCGCAGAGATTAACGCCGTCATGAAT GCGCACCTGCCCTTCGCCGTGGTGGGCAGTACGGAGGAAGTGAAGGTGGGGAACAAGCTGGTGCGAGCGCGGCAGTACCCCTGGGGCGTGGTGCAGG TGGAGAATGAGAATCACTGTGACTTCGTGAAGCTCCGGGAGATGCTGATCCGCGTGAACATGGAGGACCTGCGCGAGCAGACCCACACGCGGCACTATGAGCTCTACCGCCGCTGCAAGCTGGAGGAGATGGGCTTCCAGGACAGCGACGGAGACAGCCAGCCCTTCAG CCTACAGGAGACGTATGAGGCCAAGAGGAAGGAGTTCCTGAGCGAGctgcagaggaaggaggaagagatgaGGCAGATGTTCGTGAACAAAGTGAAGGAGACAGAGCTGGAgctgaaggagaaggagagggag ctccACGAGAAGTTCGAGCACCTGAAGTGGATCCACCAGGAGGAGAAGCGCAAGGTGGAGGAGAAGCGccgggagctggaggaggagaccAGCGCCTTCAGCCGCAGGAAGGTGGAGGCCCTGCAGTCGCAGGCCCTGCAGGCCACCTCGCAGCAGCCGCTGCgcaaggacaaggacaagaagAA ttaA
- the SEPTIN8 gene encoding septin-8 isoform X14 has protein sequence MAATDLERCSNVEPEPRSLSLGGHVGFDSLPDQLVSKSVTQGFSFNILCVGETGIGKSTLMNTLFNTTFETEEASHHEASVRLRPQTYDLQESNVQLKLTIVDAVGFGDQINKDERPIVDYIDAQFENYLQEELKIRRSLFDYHDTRVHVCLYFITPTGHSLKSLDLVTMKKLDSKVNIIPIIAKADTISKSELHKFKIKIMGELVSNGVQIYQFPTDDEAVAEINAVMNAHLPFAVVGSTEEVKVGNKLVRARQYPWGVVQVENENHCDFVKLREMLIRVNMEDLREQTHTRHYELYRRCKLEEMGFQDSDGDSQPFSLQETYEAKRKEFLSELQRKEEEMRQMFVNKVKETELELKEKERELHEKFEHLKWIHQEEKRKVEEKRRELEEETSAFSRRKVEALQSQALQATSQQPLRKDKDKKN, from the exons AACGTGGAGCCAGAGCCCCGGAGCCTCTCGCTGGGTGGCCATGTGGGCTTCGACAGCCTCCCCGACCAGCTGGTCAGCAAGTCGGTCACTCAGGGCTTCAGCTTCAACATCCTCTGTGTGG gggaGACTGGCATCGGCAAGTCCACACTGATGAACACGCTCTTCAACACGACCTTTGAGACCGAGGAAGCCAGCCACCACGAGGCCAGTGTGCGCCTGCGGCCCCAGACCTACGACCTCCAGGAGAGCAATGTGCAGCTCAAGCTGACCATCGTGGACGCCGTGGGCTTTGGGGACCAGATCAACAAGGATGAGAG GCCCATCGTCGACTACATCGACGCGCAGTTTGAAAACTATCTGCAGGAGGAGCTCAAGATCCGCCGCTCCCTCTTCGACTACCACGACACGAGGGTCCACGTTTGCCTCTACTTCATCACGCCCACGGGGCACTCCCTGAAGTCCCTGGATCTGGTGACCATGAAGAAACTGGACAGCAAG GTAAACATCATTCCCATTATCGCCAAGGCGGACACCATCTCCAAGAGCGAGCTCCACAAGTTCAAGATCAAGATCATGGGTGAGCTGGTCAGCAACGGGGTCCAGATCTACCAGTTTCCCACGGACGATGAGGCTGTCGCAGAGATTAACGCCGTCATGAAT GCGCACCTGCCCTTCGCCGTGGTGGGCAGTACGGAGGAAGTGAAGGTGGGGAACAAGCTGGTGCGAGCGCGGCAGTACCCCTGGGGCGTGGTGCAGG TGGAGAATGAGAATCACTGTGACTTCGTGAAGCTCCGGGAGATGCTGATCCGCGTGAACATGGAGGACCTGCGCGAGCAGACCCACACGCGGCACTATGAGCTCTACCGCCGCTGCAAGCTGGAGGAGATGGGCTTCCAGGACAGCGACGGAGACAGCCAGCCCTTCAG CCTACAGGAGACGTATGAGGCCAAGAGGAAGGAGTTCCTGAGCGAGctgcagaggaaggaggaagagatgaGGCAGATGTTCGTGAACAAAGTGAAGGAGACAGAGCTGGAgctgaaggagaaggagagggag ctccACGAGAAGTTCGAGCACCTGAAGTGGATCCACCAGGAGGAGAAGCGCAAGGTGGAGGAGAAGCGccgggagctggaggaggagaccAGCGCCTTCAGCCGCAGGAAGGTGGAGGCCCTGCAGTCGCAGGCCCTGCAGGCCACCTCGCAGCAGCCGCTGCgcaaggacaaggacaagaagAA ttaA
- the SEPTIN8 gene encoding septin-8 isoform X11 yields the protein MAATDLERCSQNVEPEPRSLSLGGHVGFDSLPDQLVSKSVTQGFSFNILCVGETGIGKSTLMNTLFNTTFETEEASHHEASVRLRPQTYDLQESNVQLKLTIVDAVGFGDQINKDESYRPIVDYIDAQFENYLQEELKIRRSLFDYHDTRVHVCLYFITPTGHSLKSLDLVTMKKLDSKVNIIPIIAKADTISKSELHKFKIKIMGELVSNGVQIYQFPTDDEAVAEINAVMNAHLPFAVVGSTEEVKVGNKLVRARQYPWGVVQVENENHCDFVKLREMLIRVNMEDLREQTHTRHYELYRRCKLEEMGFQDSDGDSQPFSLQETYEAKRKEFLSELQRKEEEMRQMFVNKVKETELELKEKERELHEKFEHLKWIHQEEKRKVEEKRRELEEETSAFSRRKVEALQSQALQATSQQPLRKDKDKKN from the exons CAGAACGTGGAGCCAGAGCCCCGGAGCCTCTCGCTGGGTGGCCATGTGGGCTTCGACAGCCTCCCCGACCAGCTGGTCAGCAAGTCGGTCACTCAGGGCTTCAGCTTCAACATCCTCTGTGTGG gggaGACTGGCATCGGCAAGTCCACACTGATGAACACGCTCTTCAACACGACCTTTGAGACCGAGGAAGCCAGCCACCACGAGGCCAGTGTGCGCCTGCGGCCCCAGACCTACGACCTCCAGGAGAGCAATGTGCAGCTCAAGCTGACCATCGTGGACGCCGTGGGCTTTGGGGACCAGATCAACAAGGATGAGAG TTACAGGCCCATCGTCGACTACATCGACGCGCAGTTTGAAAACTATCTGCAGGAGGAGCTCAAGATCCGCCGCTCCCTCTTCGACTACCACGACACGAGGGTCCACGTTTGCCTCTACTTCATCACGCCCACGGGGCACTCCCTGAAGTCCCTGGATCTGGTGACCATGAAGAAACTGGACAGCAAG GTAAACATCATTCCCATTATCGCCAAGGCGGACACCATCTCCAAGAGCGAGCTCCACAAGTTCAAGATCAAGATCATGGGTGAGCTGGTCAGCAACGGGGTCCAGATCTACCAGTTTCCCACGGACGATGAGGCTGTCGCAGAGATTAACGCCGTCATGAAT GCGCACCTGCCCTTCGCCGTGGTGGGCAGTACGGAGGAAGTGAAGGTGGGGAACAAGCTGGTGCGAGCGCGGCAGTACCCCTGGGGCGTGGTGCAGG TGGAGAATGAGAATCACTGTGACTTCGTGAAGCTCCGGGAGATGCTGATCCGCGTGAACATGGAGGACCTGCGCGAGCAGACCCACACGCGGCACTATGAGCTCTACCGCCGCTGCAAGCTGGAGGAGATGGGCTTCCAGGACAGCGACGGAGACAGCCAGCCCTTCAG CCTACAGGAGACGTATGAGGCCAAGAGGAAGGAGTTCCTGAGCGAGctgcagaggaaggaggaagagatgaGGCAGATGTTCGTGAACAAAGTGAAGGAGACAGAGCTGGAgctgaaggagaaggagagggag ctccACGAGAAGTTCGAGCACCTGAAGTGGATCCACCAGGAGGAGAAGCGCAAGGTGGAGGAGAAGCGccgggagctggaggaggagaccAGCGCCTTCAGCCGCAGGAAGGTGGAGGCCCTGCAGTCGCAGGCCCTGCAGGCCACCTCGCAGCAGCCGCTGCgcaaggacaaggacaagaagAA ttaA
- the SEPTIN8 gene encoding septin-8 isoform X13 has product MAATDLERCSQNVEPEPRSLSLGGHVGFDSLPDQLVSKSVTQGFSFNILCVGETGIGKSTLMNTLFNTTFETEEASHHEASVRLRPQTYDLQESNVQLKLTIVDAVGFGDQINKDERPIVDYIDAQFENYLQEELKIRRSLFDYHDTRVHVCLYFITPTGHSLKSLDLVTMKKLDSKVNIIPIIAKADTISKSELHKFKIKIMGELVSNGVQIYQFPTDDEAVAEINAVMNAHLPFAVVGSTEEVKVGNKLVRARQYPWGVVQVENENHCDFVKLREMLIRVNMEDLREQTHTRHYELYRRCKLEEMGFQDSDGDSQPFSLQETYEAKRKEFLSELQRKEEEMRQMFVNKVKETELELKEKERELHEKFEHLKWIHQEEKRKVEEKRRELEEETSAFSRRKVEALQSQALQATSQQPLRKDKDKKN; this is encoded by the exons CAGAACGTGGAGCCAGAGCCCCGGAGCCTCTCGCTGGGTGGCCATGTGGGCTTCGACAGCCTCCCCGACCAGCTGGTCAGCAAGTCGGTCACTCAGGGCTTCAGCTTCAACATCCTCTGTGTGG gggaGACTGGCATCGGCAAGTCCACACTGATGAACACGCTCTTCAACACGACCTTTGAGACCGAGGAAGCCAGCCACCACGAGGCCAGTGTGCGCCTGCGGCCCCAGACCTACGACCTCCAGGAGAGCAATGTGCAGCTCAAGCTGACCATCGTGGACGCCGTGGGCTTTGGGGACCAGATCAACAAGGATGAGAG GCCCATCGTCGACTACATCGACGCGCAGTTTGAAAACTATCTGCAGGAGGAGCTCAAGATCCGCCGCTCCCTCTTCGACTACCACGACACGAGGGTCCACGTTTGCCTCTACTTCATCACGCCCACGGGGCACTCCCTGAAGTCCCTGGATCTGGTGACCATGAAGAAACTGGACAGCAAG GTAAACATCATTCCCATTATCGCCAAGGCGGACACCATCTCCAAGAGCGAGCTCCACAAGTTCAAGATCAAGATCATGGGTGAGCTGGTCAGCAACGGGGTCCAGATCTACCAGTTTCCCACGGACGATGAGGCTGTCGCAGAGATTAACGCCGTCATGAAT GCGCACCTGCCCTTCGCCGTGGTGGGCAGTACGGAGGAAGTGAAGGTGGGGAACAAGCTGGTGCGAGCGCGGCAGTACCCCTGGGGCGTGGTGCAGG TGGAGAATGAGAATCACTGTGACTTCGTGAAGCTCCGGGAGATGCTGATCCGCGTGAACATGGAGGACCTGCGCGAGCAGACCCACACGCGGCACTATGAGCTCTACCGCCGCTGCAAGCTGGAGGAGATGGGCTTCCAGGACAGCGACGGAGACAGCCAGCCCTTCAG CCTACAGGAGACGTATGAGGCCAAGAGGAAGGAGTTCCTGAGCGAGctgcagaggaaggaggaagagatgaGGCAGATGTTCGTGAACAAAGTGAAGGAGACAGAGCTGGAgctgaaggagaaggagagggag ctccACGAGAAGTTCGAGCACCTGAAGTGGATCCACCAGGAGGAGAAGCGCAAGGTGGAGGAGAAGCGccgggagctggaggaggagaccAGCGCCTTCAGCCGCAGGAAGGTGGAGGCCCTGCAGTCGCAGGCCCTGCAGGCCACCTCGCAGCAGCCGCTGCgcaaggacaaggacaagaagAA ttaA